The Cherax quadricarinatus isolate ZL_2023a chromosome 18, ASM3850222v1, whole genome shotgun sequence nucleotide sequence gaaaataaccctcgaagctataatctaggtgaagtagagcttggtcatacagaatgtgaaaaagacttgggagtcatggtaagcagaaatctaaagccaagacagcagtgcctcagtgtgcgcaacaaggccaacagattacttggatttatctcaagaagtataagtaacagaagtccaaaagttattttacagctctatacatcactagtgaggcctcatttagattatgctgctcagttttggtccccttactacaggatggacatagactcattagagaacatacagagaagaatgactaaaatgatttactgtgtaaggaacctcccgtatgaagatagacttaaagccttaaatctccactctctggagaggcgtagaatgaggggagatatcattgaagtgtataagtggatgacgggcataaataagggagacattaataaagtactgagggtgtcgaaccaggtaagaaccaggaataatggatttaagttggataaatttagatttagaaaggacataggtaagtactggttttctaacagagttgtagatgcgtggaacagatagaggctaggaccttgggtagctttaagaagagactggacaaatatatgagtgggaggggctgggtttgattggtgttggggggtgcgggagttgtttcttgagtagctttaggtagatgtcgttttgataaggacctgcctcgtatgggcccgtaggccttctgcagtgttcctacattcttatgttcttacctggagtttacctggagagagttccgggggtcaacgcccccgcggcccggtctgtgaccaggcctcctggtggatcagagcctgatcaaccaggctgttactgctagctgcacgcaaaccaacgtacgagccacagcccggctggtcaggtaccgactttaggtgcttgtccagtgccagcttgaagactgccaggggtctgttggtaatcccccttatgtatgctgggaggcagttgaacagtctcgggcccctgacgcttattgtatggtctcttagcgtgctagtgacacccctgcttttcattgggggggatgttgcatcgtctgccaagtcttttgctttcgttgtgagtgattttcgtgtgcaagttcggtactagtccctctaggattttccaggtgtatataatcatgtatctctcccgcctgcattccagggaatacaggttcaggaacttcaagcgctcccagtaattgaggtgttttatctccgttatgcgcgccgtgaaggttctctgtacattttctaggtcagcaatttcacctgccttgaaaggtgaccacaaatgcaagtttttacagacgaatctccagctagcgtggccgtgacggtctggagttttgagactctctgatcgcggattctatccccgcccgtggaatggtttgtttgcaatcgtgtcattacgatttcgtgagtcaagttaaagGCTACTCGGCAACATCCGCCACTCGATAACGATCGCCAATCAGCCGCCATTCAGTAAGAGTCGTCAGTCACTAACAAAAGCCGCCAGTCAGTAACGTAGCCACAAAAAAAACTCTCCAGTCAGCAACAGTAGCCACGCATAAGCCACCAGTTAGCCACTCAATAACAATAGCCAGTAAGCAGCTACCCGGGCCTGCATGTACCATTGAGCCACGAAGCTTGTAGACAGTAGCTGGATGATTTTTTAAACAACACATGGTTGTATCAGCGTCATTGTTACCTTAACGTCTCGCACCACAGCCCTAGAAACTTTCATGATACATTTATTGCTATACCCCTCAAAGCCATACAGTTCATGAACTCAAATTGTAATGAACTGTTACTGAATTAACGGAAGCATGGATGGGGACTGGCAGTGGTTCTTTCATGTAGGTGGGGGCATGGGTGTTTTATACCCGCCTGGCAAGGCAGGTGTGGGTGTGAGCACCCCACACTTGACTCCTGATAAGGTGGGTGTTGGGTGAAGAGGATCATCTCACCCGTGACCCGGTCGCAGACTAGTCTTGAGTACTCGAACATAAAAAAAATGCGAAATATGGGTAAGTTCACagaataaaatatttttgtcctcgCCGAGTCTTTGTCTGGGAGGATGTGCATTGTCACTGGAGGAAACATGATAACTGTCAGCGCTCGTCTCTTGTTTGCAGTCTCTGCATCAATATTTTTCTTTCAAGCttgacccacaccctccctggCTGCTAGTGTGTAATATTCAAGTGCACTGTAATCACTGGGAGTCTTGGGGCCCCTCTTGGGTGTCTTCCCGGCCATGCATTGGGGTCAAGACCTCATGGTGTCAACAAAGCAGGGACTACTGAGGTCGGTGAGAGGGCTAATGGTCTTCTCTGTGTATGGGCGTCATgatcacacacacaagactggttCACAACAATGATATGtctgttacatcactgctgcagccCTATGCTCGACCTGGTTAGTCTGAAATTGTGTCATCCAGGCCGACCTTAGTCTAAGGCTACAACCGCAAGCATTGTTCTTCAGATACCGAGACATGAGGATAATTGTGAAAATTAAATCTCCCTGAAAAATCATTTGTATTATTGTTAAATTcacaaaaaagcgctaaacccgtttaTTTAACGCTGCATCAGTTCCCGAGGAAAAAAAATTTAGTTTACCTCAAAATCACGATTTATTGATGTGCTTTTTATTGCGTTTGTCACTCTTGGAAAGCAAATAATTCTGAATGGGGACTATCGTCTCTCTATTTCTTTTCTCTCCTCAATAAGATTGTCAGTCTGAATACCAACTTTGTAAGATTCAGTAATAATTTTCAGTAGTTACAACACTAAGGTATACTGATAATTTCTAGTTACTGTACTAATAGATCTAATGATAACTTCAAAATTCATCaccggcaaaaaaaaaaaaaaaaaaaaataaaacccaCTCACCGTGGTCAGGCCACATAACATTTCTTGCCTCTATTGTCTATTCACAACCTTTCAGTGCTCTGTCCTACCTCAGTCCTGACCATCTACAGTCTTACCATTCCTCTTATGCCACAAAGAAAATGACTTCATATAGTCATGCTAATGAAAACAAGGATGACATCTAGAAATCACACTAATGGATGCAACGATGTTACGATGTTCTCTTGTAGTCATACTCGGTCAGcggtacatgaccttccagtttcctatagaggtatttcATTCtgagactattttgctgtaatctttAGCCACCTTCGCAGCCGTTGGCAATATCGTTGGTCTGAGTTGATTCATAACACATTATATTTTATCAAGCCGAGTTTAGGATCCTGGCTTTCTTTTTTATCGTCGATGTCGTTGTTGGGAGACTATTCTTTCCCATCTTCGCATCGGGCACACACGTCTCACTCTTGGGTATCTCATGGTGAGGCGCCCGGTTCTACTCTGTGCGAACTGTCAAGTTCAGTTTGCCAAattctattggactgtcctgtctatcacgAGCACTCAGAATTTACCTTCGACGTCGTCACCCctctaacacccttactttatcttccctcctcgctgacggccccacctttgaTACAGATTCCCTCCTCGACTTTTTGAGATTTATTACACAACCTTTGATTGTACTTCCTTTAGCACTGCTCAACGCCCCCGCAAACTCTACCTCCGTTATACTCCTACCTTGCAGCGCGGTATGACCCTGGTGGATTtagtgcttggttttgattataataataattgtagtcATACTAATGAATATAACGATTTGTAGTAGCCTTGTTGTTGGATACAATGATAATTTCTAGTCTTTATAAGGCATTTCTTTAGTTATGAAGCTCGGCCATTACTAGACACAGAGCAACACTGCCTTTGTGATCGTCAGTGACAAAGTTCCACTAACACAATGTTGTCATTAATCTTACCATGACCAAGTAAAAAAAATTGTTGTGCGAGCAAGCACAGCCTCGCACACCTGTTTACACAGCCTGCTCATCCACCTTAGTAAGCTACAATATACCAACATTTAAAGTCATCTGGGCCAGGGTGATCAAGGCATCAACCACCACAGGTACAAAGTCATATAGACATAATTTAATGATGCAAACCAGCATTGGTGTCTTATACCAGCTTTTAAGAAAATGCTGAGCTAAAAGGAGAGTGGTTCCATTGTTATGGTGGAAGGGAGACGCCGAAGCTTGGGTTCAAAATGGCGAGGAATGGATAGGCTACACTATATGTCCTCTCATTACTGTTAAGAGGACCTCCAGAATAGCTGGAGTGATATTCAAGTTTTAAGTAATAATTTAACATTTTTACCTTTTAGTAAGTCATTGTAATAACCTCCGGTTAGCTTAATCTTACTACCCCTCCCGGTAATCAAGTGGTACTTAAGAGATAATAATGGCGTGGTCCCGATACTTTTATTATTAgtgtaaaaaataattttattctcTTGTATATTTTGAATATCACTAATTCCGTTTTCCCCCATCTACTTCTACATatgctgttgaagggctcttgatccagagaattaGAGGTACCTTCCAAATCTTAGGATTAGGTCTGACTACCTCCCGTTCCCTCGTGCGTTGTAATGACCCTTATGAGATTAAGGCTTCCTagtgaatgtattaataatttctacAAGGTGTCTTCTTCACCTATGTATTAAGGTGACAGGTAACCATTTCATGACAGTTTGTGAAGGCTTGACGGGTGATGAAGGCTTAACAAGCACTGAAGGCTTGGCAAGTAGGTAAGGCTTGACAAGTGGTGAAGGCTTGACAAGTGGTGAAGGCTTGACAAGTGGTGAAGGCGACAAGTGGTGAAGGCTTGACAAATGGTGAACGCTTGACAAGTGGTGAAGACTTGACAAGTGGTGAAAGCTTGACAAGTAGTTAAGGCTTGACAAGTAGTTAAGGCTTGACAAGTAGTTAAGGCTTGACAAGTGGTGAAGGCTTGACAAGCAGTGAAGGCTTGACAAGTAGTGAAGGCTTGACAAGTAGTTAAGGCTTGACAAGTGGTGAAGGCTTGACAAGTGGTGAAGGCTTGACAAGTGGTGAAGGCTTGACAAGTGGTGAAGGCTTGACAAGTGGTGAAGGCTTGATAAGTAGTGAAGGCCAAGTGGTAAAGGCTTGACAAGTGGTGAAGGCTTGACAAGTGGTAAAGGCTTGACAAGTGGTGAAGGCTTGACAAGTGGTGAAGGCTTGACAAGTATTGAAGGCTTGGCAAGTAGTGAAGGATTGACAAGTAGTGAAGGCTTGACAAATGGTGAAGGCTTGACAAGTAGTGAAGCCTTGACAAGTAGTGAAGGCTTGACAAGTAGTGAAGGCTTGACAAGTGGTGAAGGCTTGACAAGTAGTGAAGGCTTGACAAGTGGTGAAGGCTTGACAAGTGGTGAAGGCTTGACAAGTACAGTGAAAGCTTGACAAGTGGTCAAGGCTTGACAAGTAGTGAAGGCTTGACAAGTAGTGAAGGCTTGACAAGTACAGTGAAAGCTTGACAAGTGGTAAAGGCTTGACAAGTGGTGAAGGGATGACAGGTAATAAAGGCTTGTCAGATGCTCATCAAGGGCTGATTAAGACATGAGAGGACCATGTTCTATATATCTGGAGTTAACGCGTAATGGTGTCTGCGGTCGAGTCCAAACATTAAGTTGAATGTATAAACCTTGTGTTGTGTGGGAAACGTTGATTTTTGAGATCTGCATTAaacagtcttgtgtgtgtgtgtgtgtgtgtgtgtgtacactcacctagttgaggttgcaggggtcgagtcctagctcctggccccgcctcttcactggtcgctactaggtcactccctgaaccgtgaggtatatcatacctctgcttaaagctatgtatggatcctgcctccactacatcgctccccaaactattccacttcctgactactctgtggctgaagaaatacttcctaacatccctgtgattcatctgtatcttcaacttccgtgtgtgtatgtgtgtgtgtgtatgtactcacctagttgaggttgcgggggtcgagtccgagctcctggccccgtgtgtgtgtgtgtatgtatgtgtgatttGGAAAACCTTTATTCACGAATAATGAGATACACGTCTtgcctaaaaaaaaatattcctcaGATTTAAACACCAAACTATAAATAAAAGAACCAAATACAAAACTGTTTGCTTGTGCTTAACAAGGACAGTAAGtccttgattttcagtgtttttgTGTAGCATTGTCTCGGTTTATTTGTAAATGATGGATTTGCTTTGTCCTTTTATCCTATCATTGATCCTTCGTCACCTGCTTCATTTATCTTGTCATTGATCCTTTCTTCGTCACCTGCTTCATTTATCCCATCATTGATCCTTTCTTCGTCACTTGTTTCATTTATCGTCATTGATCCTTTCTTCGTCACCTGCTTCATTTATCCCATCATTGATCCTTCCTTCGTCATTTGCTTCATTTATCCATCACTGATCCTTTCTTCGTCACTTGCTTCATTTATCCTATCATTGATCCTATCATTAATCCTTTCTTTGTCACACACTTCATATATCCTATCATTGATCCTTTCTTCATTACTTGCTTCATTTATCCTGTCATTGATCGTCTCTTAGTCACCTGTTGTTCATTTGTAGAGCTCGTCATTGACGTTAGCGTCAGCAAATACTTCACGCACACATGGTTCATACACGATTTATACATGGCTTATGCATGCCATTTTCCCCCCGAGGATTCGAACTAGTCTTTTAAATGACTCCAGTAGTAGAATGAACTGTTATTTAAAAGATCCCAGCAAACTGTTACAAACGTCTATTAACGTTTCATAATTTATACACGTTTATACGGTGTTTAAACATGGTCTATGATTGGTTTATACGGATTTGTATATGGCCGATACATAATACGGGGGTTAATGTATGGACCATTATCAGTAAACACTTCTCGTATGTCTTACTCATATACTTGATAATGGTCtgggacggaccgaaacgtcgtctaaattgtgggttagttgttaaatgttccatccacggtattgtagctttgtgggttagttgtggattgtATTCTTCAAGTGACCAACACAATGGATAGGGACACtgaggggtgtggagggacgCTGAAGATGTGGAAGGACGCAAACGGTTGATTGGGCTCCACCACTCCTTGTACTGAATGATCCACAAGAGTTCAGCGCTAAATACAACTATATACGTATATCTATATCATTCATGAGATGAAATAAGGGACAGGCTATGAGGGTCGTATATGCTCGAGGTGGGAGCGAACCTATGGTTTCGTATGACATTTTGGAGCTACTGTTTTTGGATAAGTACATTATGTGCAGGGCCTGATTAAGACATGGGtttcaggggctgcagcccaggggcttcGGCCAGCCGGAGGGCCTCCAGATATTAAGTGAAAAGTGTTCACAGTTACTGCTGCAAGTTTATAGCATGTTATTACATCACGAATATGATGAACTGCTGACAGTTGTGATTATTTTTTCCTTTTGAAAATATCCGGCTCTGAATTTGACCTATTAGTAAGAATTTCTTTACTGGCTTTACTGTAATGTTCAGAACGTGACCAGTCTTTGCTGATCCTGCTAGAGTGCGTAACGACGTTTAACAGTAGCTCCCCCATTAAGGCAGTCCAATAATGGCTGGGTATTGCCCCTTTCCCAGTGAAGGTGGGGAAGGGGGATCATCCATTAAGGCCATCCAGGGGTGGCGGGGGTATATAAATGCCCCtttccctcactcttgccacagtCAGATTTCCTAGCTTCACAACATAACAGGTAAGCTGAATTTATACTTTTAATTTCCCTCAATTAAGATAACTGAGTACAAGTACAGTGTGCTAAACAAGCTAGCTATTCTTCCCTGTCATATCCCATGACAGGATGGGCTTCACCCAAGAAGTAATGAAATATGTTAGCCTGAGATGAAAGACTTCATCTTCAACTTCAAAAGTTCTCTTCCAGCAAGGTTGAAGCTGCGTTTACACTGGCATCACCGTCAACACGGCTCGACAAAGAGCATTGAACAAATGAGGATAACgttatacaaaaaaaaatctatgTGCATATACTGTACACCCTCCTTTAtatacatacaaacaaacacccatacgtatatatataaacatataccgACACATTCACTTAAAAAACACgtccattactattattattattataatcaagggggagcgctaaacccgtgtgattatacagcgcctgggggagatGTGaaaagcattcaggcttaattcggggaaccggagcacagatccaattccctaaatcaagagcccctcaccaacatcaagcaTATCATAATATATCTTTACCCATGATGCTCATAACATGGGATCTAATTTGGGAAGATAGACTTTAGGGACGAATATTATTAGGTTGTAAGACAATGCAGGCTTTCGTCTATCAGTGAGTGTGGGACTATTCAgtaaaataaattttaaaagTATTATATAGTATACCATCTTCTGTGAAGTTGCTTCACCTCTTCATTGTAATTCTAAATTCCCACTAATTAATGTCATCATTATCATCTAGGCTTATCTTATCACGGGCATTAAGAAATTTTGTTTAGCTTCCTACAGATGCTAGTAGTGGACAGTTAATGGGGTCAAAATGGTACTTTGGCATTCAATCGTATTGGATTGTTGACAGTGCGAGTGCAGGCTGAGAGTCGCTAGGCTTTAACATCTTGTGGAAGCCTAGTTGAGAGAGGAAGATTACTGCACCGCAATTAGTGaacaggatcgagcctccactacttCTTGCACTAaataacccacacgggtttagggtTCCAAGCAAAAAGGTAATAATTTTAAACAAATTAAATTTTAGACCATAATTAAGCCGTAGACGTTGCCTTAAAGAACTAATCACAGGAagtcctgaacctgtattccctggaacgcaggcgggagagatacatgattatatacacctggaaaatcctagagggactagtaccgaacttgcacacgattattattattataatcaaggggaagcgctaaacccggaggattatacagcgcctgggggggggatggaaggcattcaggcttaattcggggaactggagcacagatccaattccctaaatcaagagcccctcaccaacatcaaggaaccttccttgaggggtacttgcacacgaaaatcactcacaacgaaagcaaaagacttggcagacgatgcaacatccccccaatgaaaagcaggggtgtcactagcacgttaagagacaatacaataagtgtcaggggctcaagactgttcaactgcctctcagcatacataagggggattaccaatagacccctgacagtcttcaagctatcactggacaagcacctaaaatcggtacctgaccagccgggctgtggctcgtacgttagattgcgtgcagccagcagtaacagcctggttgatcagcctttgattcaccaggaggcctggtcacagaccgggccgcgggggcgttgacccccggaactctctccaggtaaacaataggtctggtctgggacgAGTCGCGGAGGATACTGACCCCTGAATACTAGCGGTACAGCCATTCATTTAATTTCTTAAATTCATAGCTTGCCCTCGAAAGCTGATAATTTTGTCTTGTTCTGCTGACTGCAGGACTTAATTGTGAACACACTCATGATAGGAATCAGAAGtcaaccattctctctctctctctctctctcttaatgagATGTGCTGGAATTACTTAATTTTATTCAACTATTGAAATATTTCACTACTACAGTGAGGTCTTTAATAATGTATTAACATAAGTTATAAGCTCCATAACAAGTATGAATCTCGTATTTAAAATAAGACTACAAGTTGTTGGGATGTTTATAACTGTCCTAGCAAACGACTGAGGTTTAACATCATTATGTACTTATGTGCTGTGAAAACTGGTCTAGGCTTCCCTCTGTCTTGGCCCATTTTCAAGATATTAACTGTTTTATTCAATATACTGTGATCCCTTATGTACAAAGACTTTTATGTATAGGTAGGGgataaatttagttttaatacacTGGTACTATTTTGAGAGGGATCACATACAAATTGTACATACGATATCTTGTCTTTATTTTTAGCTGCTATGACATCGAATCATTGTAAGAAGGATAATGCATATACGACAGTGGGTCTAGCTCTTCCCTGTGAAGGCaatattaataacctccttacaTTTTCGACAGCATCATGTGTCGTGTTGTCCTCGCCCTGACGCTGGCCCTCGCCACCCTCGCCTCCGCCCGTATGGCTTACGTTCTTCCTGCAGATGCCGAGGTACTCCTGAGGGCGCGCACCCTCCAGACAACCTTCTCCTGCGACAACCGCCCCTACGGTTACTACGCAGACGTCGATAACAACTGCCAGATCTTTCACATCTGTCTCGCCCTCACTGACGACACAGGAAGCCTTCTTGAAACGGCCCACTTCTCCTTCATTTGTGGCAACCAGACTGTCTTCAACCAGGAGTCCCTCGCTTGCTCACACCCCGAGGACGCTGTACCTTGCGAAGAGGCCGCTACACTCTATGATCTCAGCAACTCTGAGTTCGGAGCCAACCCTGAGGAGAGATAAACACTTTGAAAACAATCACAAATAATGAAGATATGCGATGTACACAATCTTTGACTGGGACATGGTGTGTCTCTCAACTGACGAACTTCTGAACCAAGCGAtaagttgtcccaataaaagctctTAAGCAACATGTGTCTTTTCTTCACAATTATCGGCAGTAAACCATTCGAATCAACCCGTAAATAAAAACCACGTTTAACCAGTGTGTAACACAAATTTAGTCTGTGACAGTTCAACATTTAACtaagattattttttttacttCACCACTACACAAGATCCAATGTGTAAACAAAGTACCATACATGTTGCTTTCAGCAGAAGTTACCCAACTGTTTTTGTTACCCTCTTCCTGCACTGACATTGTTCATCGATGTTTTATACTTGCTGCAAACCATATCTTTCAGTTCCCCTTAAGAAGTTAAAATACACTGAACCAAAAAGCATTGTTGCCAGAAATCATACATAGATGAAAAAATTGTTGGTTCTTGAGTTAAAAATTTGTTCAATGGCTATttatgtaaataaatatttatatattaataatgTGTATTATTTACGTTGATAtacatacgtgtatatatatatatatatatatatatataattgggagcgataataatttttataataaAGCAGGTATGTAATAACAATGTGACTTTTTAAAAGGTGATTAGTAACAGGAGAATCAATATATCTCCTATAATTTCCTTATTCATTGTAAGAAGTTAATTAAGTAAAGTGGAATTATTgtaattgtggaaaattacatttatctgtatgtatcattatgtacataacaataaatgaacatagatagttattatttatcagttagacaagtaggaatttgggacacctaggtcgcaaaaatgtcccccttcgatacctaccactgtcatatccacaagttgctctggacctattaattacaaatgaaaatacatcaccaggaatgctggcaaatatataaatttgtggactgtatattaaaaataataaaagattatatatatatatatatatatatacacatacataacagaaggagaatatatcttaatatcactcaccaatttgactggagattaatgtgtatcatactcagaaaacctcactgtctatacttgaaataacactggccagagt carries:
- the LOC128689384 gene encoding U-scoloptoxin(01)-Cw1a-like isoform X1; its protein translation is MADGKNPATCIMCRVVLALTLALATLASARMAYVLPADAEVLLRARTLQTTFSCDNRPYGYYADVDNNCQIFHICLALTDDTGSLLETAHFSFICGNQTVFNQESLACSHPEDAVPCEEAATLYDLSNSEFGANPEER
- the LOC128689384 gene encoding U-scoloptoxin(01)-Cw1a-like isoform X2; the encoded protein is MCRVVLALTLALATLASARMAYVLPADAEVLLRARTLQTTFSCDNRPYGYYADVDNNCQIFHICLALTDDTGSLLETAHFSFICGNQTVFNQESLACSHPEDAVPCEEAATLYDLSNSEFGANPEER